In Rutidosis leptorrhynchoides isolate AG116_Rl617_1_P2 chromosome 2, CSIRO_AGI_Rlap_v1, whole genome shotgun sequence, one genomic interval encodes:
- the LOC139894427 gene encoding peptidyl-prolyl cis-trans isomerase CYP40-like produces MSNPRVYLDISIGGEVEGRLVIELYKDVVPKTAENFRALCTGEKGIGPNTGVPLHFKGSCFHRVIKGFMIQSGDISARNGTGGESIYGLKFEDENFELKHERKGMLSMANSGPNTNGSQFFITTTNTPHLDGKHVVFGRVIKGMGIVRLVEDTNTGENDLPTLDVIIEDCGEIPEGADDGLCDFFKDGDSYPDWPLDLDVKPEDVSWWMTAVDAIKTYGNEKFKKQDYKSALRKYSKALRYLDFCWEKENIEEGQTDSLRKTKSQILANSSACKLKVGDLEGALMEADSALREMNDNVKALFRQGQANMALNDLDSAVESFKKALVLEPNDGGIKKELAAAKKKIAERRDQEKKAFSKMFQ; encoded by the exons ATGTCGAATCCACGGGTTTATTTAGATATAAGTATCGGAGGTGAGGTTGAAGGTAGGTTAGTGATCGAATTATATAAAGATGTTGTTCCCAAAACTGCTGAAAATTTTAGGGCTCTTTGTACTGGTGAGAAAGGGATTGGCCCTAATACTGGTGTTCCGCTTCATTTCAAG GGATCCTGTTTTCATCGCGTTATCAAAGGTTTTATGATTCAAAGTGGTGATATATCTGCTCGAAACGGCACTGGAGGAGAATCAATCTACGGTTTGAAATTTGAAGATGAAAATTTCGAGTTGAAACATGAAAGAAAAGGAATGTTATCTATGGCTAATTCTGGTCCTAATACTAACGGCTCGCAGTTTTTCATCACTACAACAAACACTCCTCATCTAGATGGGAAACATGTTGTCTTTGGCAGGGTTATTAAAGGAATGGGCATAGTTCGTTTAGTTGAGGATACTAATACCGGAGAGAATGATTTACCGACTCTCGATGTCATCATCGAAGATTGTGGCGAAATTCCCGAGGGGGCAGATGATGGTTTGTGCGACTTTTTCAAGGATGGCGACTCGTATCCTGATTGGCCACTTGATCTTGATGTTAAGCCTGAGGATGTTTCTTGGTGGATGACTGCTGTAGATGCAATTAAAACTTATGGCAATGAAAAGTTCAAG AAACAAGATTACAAAAGTGCTCTTAGAAAGTACAGCAAGGCTCTTCGTTACTTGGATTTCTGCTGGGAGAAGGAAAATATAGAAGAAG GACAAACTGATTCTTTAAGGAAGACCAAGTCTCAAATACTTGCAAACAGTTCT GCGTGCAAATTGAAGGTGGGAGACCTGGAAGGAGCTTTAATGGAAGCAGACTCTGCACTTCGTGAGATGAATGATAATGTGAAAGCTCTGTTTCGTCAAGGCCAG GCAAATATGGCACTCAATGATCTAGACTCTGCAGTCGAAAGTTTCAAGAAAGCACTTGTCCTGGAACCTAATGATG GTGGTATAAAGAAGGAGCTAGCTGCTGCAAAGAAGAAG
- the LOC139888777 gene encoding protein ALP1-like yields MASYLLSYDSDSEDGRIIALIQHLEDDDDDVESERVPRSRFYIPRNREEAGENLWKDYFSDTPVFPPYKFKRRFRMRIELFLRISQGISNFDSHDTPEHFRFFRERFDAIGRPTFTILQKMTSALRQLAYGTAADMFDEYLKMSEQTSILCLDNFCKCIITLYKERYMRSPNAYDVQRLYSKHEEKHGFKGMLGSIDCMHWEWKNCPVALKGQYTRGDHKKPTIMLEAIASYDLWIWHAFFGMAGSNNDINILNQSYVFDKLKKGTSPLAPFEVNGNQYTKGYYLADGIYPDWATLVKGFACPTDDLRIKFTRFQASARKDVERASEVLKGRFHILRLAARTMSVNKMRRVMDFCIILHNMILECQGFALSDWEEEFITEDMENRPERIPNRGRDQDVIIREIRDRTVHDQLTDDLVEHIWNLPSAFRTMNG; encoded by the coding sequence ATGGCATCGTATTTACTTAGTTACGATTCCGATTCGGAAGACGGGCGTATTATTGCACTAATTCAACATttagaagatgatgatgacgatgtcGAATCCGAGCGTGTTCCAAGATCACGATTTTATATTCCAAGAAATCGTGAAGAAGCCGGAGAAAACTTATGGAAGGATTATTTTAGTGACACACCCGTGTTTCCGCCATATAAATTTAAAAGGCGTTTTCGTATGCGGATTGAACTATTTCTCCGAATATCGCAAGGTATTTCTAATTTCGATTCTCATGATACTCCCGAGCATTTTAGATTTTTTAGGGAACGTTTTGATGCTAtcggtcggccgacttttacaatatTGCAAAAAATGACTTCTGCTCTACGTCAATTGGCGTATGGAACTGCCGCCGATATGTTTGATGAATATTTAAAAATGAGTGAGCAAACCTCAATACTTTGTTTAGATAACTTTTGTAAATGTATTATTACATTATACAAAGAACGTTACATGAGATCTCCCAATGCATACGATGTTCAACGATTATATAGTAAACATGAAGAAAAACATGGTTTTAAGGGTATGCTCGggagtattgattgtatgcattgggagtgGAAGAATTGTCCCGTTGCTTTGAAGGGACAATACACTAGGGGTGATCACAAGAAACCTACCATTATGCTTGAAGCAATTGCTTCGTATGACTTGTGGATTTGGCATGCATTTTTTGGAATGGCAGGTTCCAACAATGATATAAATATTTTGAATCAATCCTATGTTTTTGATAAACTTAAAAAAGGAACATCTCCACTAGCACCATTTGAGGTAAACGGTAATCAGTACACAAAAGGCTATTACCTAGCTGACGGTATATATCCTGACTGGGCTACTCTAGTCAAAGGTTTTGCGTGTCCGACGGATGATCTAAGGATTAAGTTTACTAGGTTTCAAGCTAGTGCCCGAAAGGATGTAGAGAGGGCATCTGAGGTCCTTAAAGGTCGATTTCATATTTTAAGGTTAGCAGCACGCACTATGTCGGTAAACAAGATGCGGAGAGTTATGGACTTTTGTATCATATTACATAATATGATTTTGGAATGTCAAGGATTTGCGTTAAGTGATTGGGAGGAAGAGTTCATTACCGAAGATATGGAGAATCGTCCAGAACGGATACCGAATAGAGGACGGGATCAAGATGTTATCATCCGAGAAATAAGAGATAGGACGGTGCACGACCAACTAACCGATGATCTAGTTGAGCATATTTGGAACCTTCCGTCCGCATTCCGCACCATGAACGGTTAA